Proteins encoded in a region of the Podarcis muralis chromosome 2, rPodMur119.hap1.1, whole genome shotgun sequence genome:
- the LOC144326982 gene encoding uncharacterized protein LOC144326982 isoform X2: MRVGRGAASAGGDPGREEPPAAPATARNFCLAREGFKNYPPGNSHGAELKGAIQLPSEAGSESSVQIHRGDPACQEGFPHSPEVLAQPDGRR; this comes from the exons AtgagagtggggaggggagcagccAGTGCAGGCGGAGATCCCGGACGGGAAGAGCCACCGGCAGCCCCAGCGACAGCCAG AAACTTCTGTCTGGCCAGAGAAGGATTTAAGAATTACCCACCAGGAAATAGCCATGGAGCTGAACTCAAAG GAGCAATCCAGCTCCCCTCAGAAGCAGGGAGTGAAAGCTCGGTCCAAATCCACAGAGGAGATCCAGCCTGCCAAGAAG GCTTTCCACACTCCCCAGAAGTCCTTGCCCAACCAGATGGACGGAGATGA
- the LOC144326982 gene encoding uncharacterized protein LOC144326982 isoform X1 codes for MRVGRGAASAGGDPGREEPPAAPATASHKEREETGGFSDDVHLPCRNFCLAREGFKNYPPGNSHGAELKGAIQLPSEAGSESSVQIHRGDPACQEGFPHSPEVLAQPDGRR; via the exons AtgagagtggggaggggagcagccAGTGCAGGCGGAGATCCCGGACGGGAAGAGCCACCGGCAGCCCCAGCGACAGCCAG CCACAAGGAGCGGGAGGAGACTGGTGGTTTCTCAGATGATGTGCATCTTCCTTGCAGAAACTTCTGTCTGGCCAGAGAAGGATTTAAGAATTACCCACCAGGAAATAGCCATGGAGCTGAACTCAAAG GAGCAATCCAGCTCCCCTCAGAAGCAGGGAGTGAAAGCTCGGTCCAAATCCACAGAGGAGATCCAGCCTGCCAAGAAG GCTTTCCACACTCCCCAGAAGTCCTTGCCCAACCAGATGGACGGAGATGA
- the RGS14 gene encoding regulator of G-protein signaling 14, translating to MLGKPKYLGVQNGRMGLAVSDGELNSSGARGSNNSVDSLPSTQNASPSSGQSVARWAESFETLLQDRLGVAYFTEFLKKEFSAENVYFWQACERFQQIPAGSTQQLAQEARRIYDEFLSRHSVSPVNIDRQAWIGEEMLATPTPDMFHVQQLQIFNLMKFDSYARFVKSPVYQACAKAESQGQPLPELRPHSRSGSPPSDHGKKTKLKAGKSLPLGMEEGGNLGSRSPRRSFRRGDRRERHWGEERNGSEGPSHWRESQGSLNSSASLDLGFLSSYATNSSQTENNRQSLTGSEPDSQNQPVKYCCIYLPDGTASLAPVRSGLSIQDMLAGICQRRGLHLPDVKIYLVGNEKKPLALNQESLVLVDQEVKLETRVSFELEIMPLNKTVCILAKSTKQLREALQPIVEKYGLDLTRVLLRRPGEPQALNMEEKVTTVASQKLVLESDTEGKPLGVRNSAISPSRELSEDDSSVETESESDSFGEGSCSSTKPPRSKQNRRTYDLEGLVDLLNRAQSCRVNDQRGLLSKEDLELPDFLQLPEQDGVSSKTSSSSSPAPQKKSTSEAPSAEAATVSQCQAQKKQLVSQASLSKPPTGTPSSAGPAGKPSAM from the exons ATGCTGGGAAAACCCAAATACCTGGGCGTCCAAAATGGCCGAATG GGCCTGGCTGTGTCAGATGGGG AATTAAACAGCTCGGGGGCTCGGGGCAGTAATAACAGTGTGGACAGTCTGCCAAGCACCCAGAATGCCTCTCCTTCTTCGGGGCAATCTGTAGCACGGTGGGCAGAGTCCTTTGAGACACTACTGCAGGACCGACTTGGTGTGGCCTACTTTACT GAGTTCCTGAAGAAGGAGTTTAGTGCTGAGAATGTATATTTCTGGCAAGCCTGTGAACGGTTTCAGCAGATCCCAGCTGGCAGCACCCAACAG CTGGCCCAGGAGGCTAGGAGGATCTATGATGAGTTCCTGTCAAGACATTCGGTCAGCCCGGTCAATATTGACAGGCAGGCCTGGATTGGTGAGGAGATgctggccacccccacccctgacatgTTTCACGTCCAACAACTCCAG ATCTTCAACCTGATGAAGTTTGACAGCTACGCACGCTTCGTCAAGTCTCCAGTGTATCAGGCATGTGCGAAGGCCGAAAGCCAAGGGCAGCCCTTGCCAGAGCTGAGGCCTCACTCTCGAAGCGGCAGCCCCCCAAGCGACCATGGCAAG AAAACGAAACTAAAAGCAGGGAAATCGCTGCCGCTAGGAATGGAGGAAGGTGGCAACTTAGGCAGCAGGAGCCCTCGAAGATCCTTCCGGAGAGGGGACCGGAGGGAGCGTCACTGGGGAG AGGAAAGAAATGGCAGCGAAGGGCCGTCCCACTGGCGTGAGTCTCAAGGCTCTTTGAATTCCTCGGCTAGCCTGGACCTGGGCTTCCTCTCATCTTACGCCACCAACAGTTCCCAGACTGAG AACAACAGGCAGAGCCTGACTGGCTCAGAACCTGACAGTCAGAACCAGCCTGTCAAGTACTGTTGTATTTACCTTCCCGATGGGACGGCCTCTCTGGCCCCTGTGCGCTCTGGACTCTCCATCcaggacatgctggctgggatttgCCAGCGCCGGGGCCtccacctgcctgatgtcaagatCTATCTTGTGGGGAATGAAAAG AAGCCGCTGGCACTGAACCAGGAGAGCTTAGTCCTGGTGGATCAGGAGGTGAAGCTGGAGACCAGGGTCAGCTTTGA GCTAGAAATCATGCCCCTGAATAAGACAGTGTGCATTCTGGCGAAATCTACTAAGCAGCTGCGGGAGGCGTTGCAGCCCATCGTGGAGAAGTACGGCCTGGATCTCACACGAGTCCTGCTTCGACGG CCTGGTGAGCCCCAAGCTCTAAATATGGAAGAGAAAGTTACCACTGTGGCTTCTCAGAAGCTTGTGCTGGAGTCAGATACAG AAGGGAAACCTCTTGGTGTGAGAAATTCTGCAATAAGCCCTTCTCGTGAGCTGAGTGAG GATGACAGCTCTGTAGAGACAGAATCTGAATCTGATTCATTCGGTGAGGGGTCCTGTTCCTCCACTAAGCCTCCTAGGAGCAAACAGAATAGACGCACGTATGACCTGGAAG ggcTCGTGGATCTGCTGAACCGGGCACAGAGCTGCAGAGTCAATGACCAGCGTGGCCTCCTGTCCAAAGAGGATCTAGAACTACCTGACTTCCTTCAGCTGCCTGAACAAGATGGTGTCTCCAGCAAGACCAGTtcctcatccagcccagcccctcAGAAAAAGTCCACATCTGAGGCCCCCAGTGCTGAGGCAGCCACCGTCTCTCAGTGTCAGGCCCAGAAGAAGCAGTTAGTATCTCAGGCTTCCCTTTCAAAGCCGCCTACGGGAACTCCATCATCAGCTGGTCCTGCTGGGAAACCTTCAGCCATGTGA